The Flammeovirga yaeyamensis genome segment ATGCATTTTAATTTTTAATCAGCTGCATTATATCCTCTTTTGTTCATCAAATAATGAAGGATACCATCTTTTAAGCCTACTCCTGGAACAATAATCTTTTCTGATCCTGCAATTTTCATCACATTAGTATAAATCTTTGAAGCAGGAATGATGACATCTGCTCTATCGTCATTCAACCTTAATTTTTTGATTCTTTCTTCAAGAGTAAACTCACTCAGCCAATCTTTCAACTTAAGTAATTCTTCTAGAGTTGTTGTCCGATCATCACTTTTCTTGTGTTTAGATAAATTAAACAACTTATTGATATTACCGCCAGTCCCTAAAGAAATCACCTCCTCATTAGGTGAAAAATAGGGTGCTGACTCTTTTTTATACCATTCTTCTATGTTATTAAATACAGCAGCAGCATCTTCTTTATCCAATTGTCGAACACTACCCATCTTGAAAGATTTTGAAGCTACTTTGGTATTATGCTTATAAAGGTTCAATTCTGTACTTCCTCCTCCAACATCAATATGCAAAACATTCCCCATCGGAATATGTGGATCGAGCGCATAGGATATCATTTCAGCTTCTACTTTACCGTCGATGATATCGATTTTAAGACCATCCTTATAATACACTCTATCTACAATTTCTTTTCCATTTCTAGATTCCCTCATGGCAGATGTAGCACAAGCGATATAATCGTCCACATCAGTAAGATCAAAAAGAGTAGAGAAAACTCTCATTAGTTTGACAAACTTTTCTTCTGTTGGACGAAGAATTTTACCAGTTTTAAATACATCTGTTCCTAGTCGAAGAGGAAAGCGCATATATTCAATTTTCTTAAATACAGTTTTTCCTGCTTTATCTTCATGGGTGGTCACCACTTGAAAACGGATCGCATTCGATCCTATATCTATAGATCCTAGTCTCAAAATATTAAGTGAAATTTATTGTAGTTATTTATTGTTCCTTTATCAAGGTTTTACCTTTTTCTAAACAAATCAAAAAAATGAGCTGCAATGTTTAGTTAAGTTGAAATATATAAAATATCAATGAGAGATTAAAGCTTGAAGGCTGACTTAACAAAGTGTGAGATGTTAAGCACAAAAAAAGAGGCACACTAAAATGTGCCTCCTTTGAACTATATCAACAAATAATAATACTTAGTCAATATAATGCATTGACAATCGTATCAATCAATTTCTTAATTAAATAGAGTCGAATGAACTTTCACCGTGGAAAGCCTCATCTATACCTTCTTTTTCTAGTTTGTCATCTACACGACCACCTTGTGTGATTAATGCAGTGATCTTAAAGATGATTGCAGAAGCAACACCAGAATAAATGATTGTTACTACAACTGCTTTTAACTGAACTAACACTTGACCAGCATTACCATATAAAGCACCTGCTGCACCGTTTACTTCAGGGTTAGCAAATACACCTGTTAATACTGCACCTACAATACCCACCAAACCATGGATACCGAATACATCTAGTGTATCATCATAACCTAATTTTTCTTTTAATTTGATTACACCCCAGAAACCAACTGCTCCAGAAACCAAACCAATAACTAATGCACCAGAAACATCAACATATCCAGATGCGGGAGTAATACCTACCAAACCGGAAATTACACCAGATGCTGAACCTAATAAAGTTGGTTTTTTCTCCATAGTTAACCATTCCATAAGCAACCAAGCCATACCACCTGCTGCTGCTGCAACGTTAGTAACCATCATAGCATTCGCTGCAATAAAATCAGCTGCTAATTGAGAACCACCATTAAATCCAAACCATCCGAACCATAATAATGCTGAACCTAATACCATTAGTTTAATTGAAGAAGGCTTGTTTGACGTTTCATCTTTCGATAAACGCTTACCTAACATTAACGCTAAAACAAGTCCTGAAATACCTGCGTTAATGTGAATTACAGTACCACCAGCAAAATCTAATTCACCATCTTGACTTAGGAAACCACCTCCCCAAACCCAGTGGGCAATTGGAGAATAAACAAGGGCTACCCAAAGAATTGAGAAAATAATCCAAGTAGAGTATTTTACTCTTTCGATAATTGAACCACTTACAAGTGCAACTGCAATTGCTGCAAAAGTACCTTGGAACATGATAAATAAGATTCTAGGAATAGTACCTTCTACATCTGTAATTTTTACGTCTGCTAAAAGAAATGAAGTGAAATCTCCGATGTAAGCATTACCTTTTCCGAATGCTAGGCTATAACCAATAATTACCCATACTAGAGTACCTGTACAGAATGCAGTATAACTCATACCAATAGTATTCAATACTGTTTTTCTTTGTGCAAGACCTCCATAGAATAACGTTAAACCTGCAGGTGTCATAAGCATAACCAATGCTGTTGCAATTAACATCCAAGCAGTATCGCCAGTGTTAATAGTAGCTGCATCTGCAGAATAGCCTAATGTAGGCAAAAGGAGAACCGATAGTAATAACGCCACACTTTTAGCGTTGAAACTTTTTAATGAAATCATAATTTAAATAGGTGAGTTGTGTTAGTATTTTTCAATTTTACAGCACAAACTTATGAAGTTTTCAACATAAAGTCCAAATATTTAACTAATTAATATTCCTACTTAGGTTGTTTTTCAACCCAAATAATAGTTAACAATATGTTTTTAAACATAAATTAGGTTGATTTTTTACCATAAAAATCAATTTCAACCGATAATTACCAACAAATAGATTATTTAAATAACTAAACCTTTATTTTTATCAAAAAATTTAAACTCGCCATCCATTTTTTAGCTTAAAAACAAAAAAGTCACCCATTTTCATGGATGACTTCCTTATTTATGGAGCAAGTCTTGATCTTTCCCAAATTCCCTGCTCATTTAATTCATATTGTATTCGATCGTGTAACCTCGAAGGTCTACCCTGCCAAAACTCTATTCTTGTGGGCTTCACTGCGAATCCTCCCCAATGTGGTGGTCGAGGAACTTTAGTGATAAACTTAGCTGCATATTTTGCGAAACGAGTAACAATCACATTTTTTGATGAAATCTTAGAACTTTGTTCCGAAGCCCACGCCCCTACTTTACTTTTATAGGGTCTTGATGCAAAGTAGGTATCCGAAACCTCTTCCGATACTTTCTCTACTGTTCCTTCTATACATACCTGCCTTTCCAGTTCGGGCCAAAAGAAGTTCATAGCTACTTTTTTTGTATCCTGAAGAGCTTGCCCTTTTCTACTGTTGTAATTGGTATAAAAAACAAAAGCATCGTCTTCCACTCCTTTTAATAGCACAGTTCTAGAAGAAATTGTTCCCTCCTTAGATACTGTTGCTACATTAACAGCAGTGGGTTCCATTACTTCTGCTTTAATAGCTTCTTCTAACCAAATTTCGAATTGTTGGATTGGCTGCTCTAAAACATCGGATTCTTCTAATGCTTTTTTAGAGTAATCTTGACGAATGTCTGCTATTTTAGATTTCATATATTTATTATTTTGATGCGGCATCTTTTACGCCACAATACATTTCTGCAATTCTATTCGCACACAATTCACCGTCCATTGCAGCTGACGCAATACCGCCAGCATAACCTGCTCCTTCACCAGAAGGGAACAATCTTTTTAATTGTGTATGCTCACAAGTTTCCTTTTCTCTAGGAATTCTAACAGGAGACGATGTTCTACTTTCCACACCTACGATTTGTGCTTCGTTGGTTAAGTATCCTTTCATCTTTTTACCAAAATCTTTAAAACCAAATTTTAAACGATGGGCTAAAGCTTCTGGTAAAACCTCTCTCATATCTACTGATAACAATCCAGGTTGATAAGATGTTTCGTTTAATTCTTGAGAAACTTTCCCTTGAACAAAATCAACCAATCTTTGTGCTGGAGCTACTTGAGTTCCTCCTGCAACCACACAGGCTTGCTTTTCTATAGCTGCTTGAAACTCCATGGCTGCCAATTCTCCATATTTTTCGATATATGGTGCGAATTCATCATCATCCACAGAAACAACAATTCCAGAATTAGAGAATTTTGAATCTCTTCGAGAAGGTGACATACCATTGACAACCACCTCACCCGGCGCTGTAGCTGAAGGAACAATAAATCCACCCGGGCACATACAGAAAGAAAACACTCCTTTTTTCTGTCCTTTGTACCCTACTTGAGAAACCAACGAATACGCTGCTGCAGGTAGGAATTCACCTCTATCTCTATCTTGCAAGTGATATTGCACCTTATCAATTAATCCTTGAGGATGTTCGATTCTCACACCTAAAGCAAATGGCTTTCTTTCAATTTGTATTTCCTTTTGATGCAATAACCTGAAAATATCTCTTGCTGAATGCCCTGTTGCTAATAACACTGCCTCTCCTTCGAATTTATCTCCATTTTGAGTAACAACTCCTTTTATTTCATCTTTCTCTAAGATAAAATCAGTTACTCTGGTTTCGAAATGAACCTCTCCGCCAGCGTTTAATACACTTTCTCTCATCTCTGCAATTACCTTTGGTAATTTATTGGTACCAATATGAGGATGAGCATCAATTAATATTTCTTCTGAAGCAGAGTGAGCAACAAAAATTTCACAGATTCTTCTAAAATCACCTCTCTTTTTAGATCGAGTATACAGTTTACCATCAGAATAGGTACCTGCACCACCTTCACCAAAGCAATAATTAGAATCTTCGTTGACTATATTTTTCTTATTGATGTTAGCAAGATCTCTTCTCCTTTTCTGTACATCGTTACCTCTTTCAATAATGATAGGTTTGATACCTAGTTCTAGAAAACGAAGTGCAGCAAAAAGACCAGCAGGACCTGCTCCAACAATAATTACTCTTTTACTATTACTTACTTCTTGATAATCCTTCTTATAACTGATCGACAAAGAAGGTTTCTCGTTCACAAAGATTTCCGCTTGAACGTTCACCTTCACTTTTTGCTTACGTGCATCTACAGAACGACGCGTCATTCGAACAGTCACATCTTTCTCGTTTTGCAACTTTTCTTTTCTAAGGACAAACGTTTTAAAGTTGTCATCATCAAAAGCCACATTTGGAGGTACTACGTATTGAGAAACTTTTTTCATGTAAAAGCGGATTTATTAATCATTTAAACGAAATGCAAAATTAGCTAATTCGCGTGAAGTTATGGATATGCAAAACATCATTAACAAAAAAAGCAGTCGAAATTTCGACTGCTTCTCTCATTATCAAAGGTAAACGTTAATTAGTTCACTTTTTCTGATAACTCTTGTACTTTATCGTAAGCATCTTTTTTACCTGCTTCGAAAGATTTTTTGTACAACTCTAAAGCTTCTTTATAAGTAGCTTTCTTTTTCTTTGGAGCTAATTTAGTTCTGTTTGCCGCTTCTTCTAAAGCTTCTGCTTGTGCATAGTATGCATCTGCTTCGGTTTTCTTTGCTTGAACCATCAACTCTTGAATTCTATTTTTCTGAAGAGTAATTTCTTCATTGTTTTTCTGAATTTGCACTTCTTGATCAGAAAGTTCTTTGGCTTGTAAATCAACTGTTTTGATTAACGCTTTATTTTCTGATTGTAAGTTAGCTACATTTTCCTTCAGCTTTTCGATCTCTTGAGATTTCTGATCCAACTGTTGTCTTAACTTTCTAATGGTATTAGCCAATGCACTGTTCTTCGCATTTGATTTTGCCAAGCTAGTTTCCATTTGCTCCATACGTTGCTCTGATTCTTTCATGTAAGCATCGATAGCACGGATTTTCTCTTCGTATGTTTTTCCTGAAATACCTTTCTCCATATCAATGTACAGAAGGTTTCTCGAGGCATCTATAGAGTCGATTAAAGCTCCTACTTCGTTTAATGTCTGAGCTGCCGCCTCTGCTCTTGCTAAATCTTCTTGAAGTTTTGCGTTCGTCTCCTTTAATTGTTCGTTTTCTTCTTTAATGCCACATGCACCAAAAACAAATGCTAACGCTACAATCAATAGAGCTTTAGTTTTTGTAAAATTCTTTAGCTTCATTTTTTCTCGTATTAGTATAATCTATTACTTCAGACTATGACAAATGTAAATTCTTTTATGTAACTATCAAAAATAGTCTCATTTTTTTCAAAACTTTAAAAATTTTCATCAAACACATGGAAACATTGATATTAAAAGGGAAATATCTATAAATTTGTACCGAAAACTATCATTTCTCCTGCTACTATTTTTTTAACTCAGGAGATTTTTCACATGGAGAAAAAGAAAATACTAAGGATTATTGCTCGACTTAACGTTGGAGGTCCTGCTATTCACACATCGATATTATCTGAACAATTCAAAAACAATGAATTCGATACACTTTTAGTTGCTGGAAAAGTACCAGACAATGAAGGAGATATGAGTTACATTGCTAAAGATCGAGGGGTTGAGGTAACTTATTTAAATACGTTACAAAGGGAATTATCTCCCTTTAATGATATTAAGTCTGTTCTAGAAATTAGAAAAATCATTAAGGAATATCAGCCTGATATTGTACATACTCATACTGCAAAAGCAGGATTTGTAGGTAGAGCTGCTGTTATTTTATCAAACTTTTTCTCAAGAAAAAAAATAAAATCAGTCCATACATTCCATGGTCATGTTTTTAATGGATATTTTTCACCTTTAAAAACAAAGGTTTTTCTATTAATAGAAAGAACGCTAGCTAAGTTCACAGATGTAATCGTTACAATTACGGATAAACAACAAAAAGAGATTTTATCGTTGGGTATCGGAAAAGAAGGTCAACATCAAATGATTCCATTAGGGCTAGATTTAGAAAAATTTTACCATAATTCGGAAAAAAACTATCTTTTTGACCAATATAATATCAAGAAAGATATTAAATTAGTTGGCGTCATTGCTCGATTTACTCAAATAAAAAACCTTAAACTGTTTATTGATACTGCCAAAATAATCCTTAATACTCGGAACGATATTCACTTTTTTATGGTTGGTGACGGTGAGGACAGAAGTATTCTGGAAGATCATGTAAAAGAATTAAATCTAGAAAAAAATATCACTTTTACTGGTTTTTTAAAGGATCTTCCTGCTGTTTATTCAAGTTTGGATTTAGTTTTGCTTACTTCTAACAATGAAGGTTCCCCTGTTTCGATTATTGAAGCGATGACCAATGGAAAAGTTGTTGCTTCCACTGCTGTTGGGGGAGTCCCTGATTTATTCACTGATTTTGGGAAAAAATA includes the following:
- a CDS encoding Ppx/GppA phosphatase family protein is translated as MRLGSIDIGSNAIRFQVVTTHEDKAGKTVFKKIEYMRFPLRLGTDVFKTGKILRPTEEKFVKLMRVFSTLFDLTDVDDYIACATSAMRESRNGKEIVDRVYYKDGLKIDIIDGKVEAEMISYALDPHIPMGNVLHIDVGGGSTELNLYKHNTKVASKSFKMGSVRQLDKEDAAAVFNNIEEWYKKESAPYFSPNEEVISLGTGGNINKLFNLSKHKKSDDRTTTLEELLKLKDWLSEFTLEERIKKLRLNDDRADVIIPASKIYTNVMKIAGSEKIIVPGVGLKDGILHYLMNKRGYNAAD
- a CDS encoding ammonium transporter, with protein sequence MISLKSFNAKSVALLLSVLLLPTLGYSADAATINTGDTAWMLIATALVMLMTPAGLTLFYGGLAQRKTVLNTIGMSYTAFCTGTLVWVIIGYSLAFGKGNAYIGDFTSFLLADVKITDVEGTIPRILFIMFQGTFAAIAVALVSGSIIERVKYSTWIIFSILWVALVYSPIAHWVWGGGFLSQDGELDFAGGTVIHINAGISGLVLALMLGKRLSKDETSNKPSSIKLMVLGSALLWFGWFGFNGGSQLAADFIAANAMMVTNVAAAAGGMAWLLMEWLTMEKKPTLLGSASGVISGLVGITPASGYVDVSGALVIGLVSGAVGFWGVIKLKEKLGYDDTLDVFGIHGLVGIVGAVLTGVFANPEVNGAAGALYGNAGQVLVQLKAVVVTIIYSGVASAIIFKITALITQGGRVDDKLEKEGIDEAFHGESSFDSI
- the pdxH gene encoding pyridoxamine 5'-phosphate oxidase, producing the protein MKSKIADIRQDYSKKALEESDVLEQPIQQFEIWLEEAIKAEVMEPTAVNVATVSKEGTISSRTVLLKGVEDDAFVFYTNYNSRKGQALQDTKKVAMNFFWPELERQVCIEGTVEKVSEEVSDTYFASRPYKSKVGAWASEQSSKISSKNVIVTRFAKYAAKFITKVPRPPHWGGFAVKPTRIEFWQGRPSRLHDRIQYELNEQGIWERSRLAP
- a CDS encoding NAD(P)/FAD-dependent oxidoreductase is translated as MKKVSQYVVPPNVAFDDDNFKTFVLRKEKLQNEKDVTVRMTRRSVDARKQKVKVNVQAEIFVNEKPSLSISYKKDYQEVSNSKRVIIVGAGPAGLFAALRFLELGIKPIIIERGNDVQKRRRDLANINKKNIVNEDSNYCFGEGGAGTYSDGKLYTRSKKRGDFRRICEIFVAHSASEEILIDAHPHIGTNKLPKVIAEMRESVLNAGGEVHFETRVTDFILEKDEIKGVVTQNGDKFEGEAVLLATGHSARDIFRLLHQKEIQIERKPFALGVRIEHPQGLIDKVQYHLQDRDRGEFLPAAAYSLVSQVGYKGQKKGVFSFCMCPGGFIVPSATAPGEVVVNGMSPSRRDSKFSNSGIVVSVDDDEFAPYIEKYGELAAMEFQAAIEKQACVVAGGTQVAPAQRLVDFVQGKVSQELNETSYQPGLLSVDMREVLPEALAHRLKFGFKDFGKKMKGYLTNEAQIVGVESRTSSPVRIPREKETCEHTQLKRLFPSGEGAGYAGGIASAAMDGELCANRIAEMYCGVKDAASK
- a CDS encoding glycosyltransferase codes for the protein MEKKKILRIIARLNVGGPAIHTSILSEQFKNNEFDTLLVAGKVPDNEGDMSYIAKDRGVEVTYLNTLQRELSPFNDIKSVLEIRKIIKEYQPDIVHTHTAKAGFVGRAAVILSNFFSRKKIKSVHTFHGHVFNGYFSPLKTKVFLLIERTLAKFTDVIVTITDKQQKEILSLGIGKEGQHQMIPLGLDLEKFYHNSEKNYLFDQYNIKKDIKLVGVIARFTQIKNLKLFIDTAKIILNTRNDIHFFMVGDGEDRSILEDHVKELNLEKNITFTGFLKDLPAVYSSLDLVLLTSNNEGSPVSIIEAMTNGKVVASTAVGGVPDLFTDFGKKYLVNKNDANALAVAALSLLGDTSTYKRFIEEHQDPTYKKYNYSRLVTDLTKTYKELT